The genomic window tttgttcatgaactttcTTGTGATCTCAAGAGCTTCAGGAGGCATGGTAGCAGAGAAAACACCGACCTGAACTTGTTGGGAAGGAAGGAGTTGGAAAATATCATAGATCTGGTCCTTAAACCCTCGTGAGAGCATCTCATCAGCTTCATCCAACACAAACATCTTGATCCCATCAGAGCGAAGGTATCGTTTCTGTAACATAGCATAGACACGGCCAGGGGTACCCACAACGACATGCACACCGAGTGAAAGAATATGCTCATCCTCCCTAACACTGGTTCCACCGACACAAGCATGAACCTTGACTTTCAGATAATCACCAAGTGCGCGCATAACTTTCTCAATCTGTTGCGCAAGCTCCCGAGTAGGtgcaagaaccaaggcttggcagtTGACATTCTTGTTGTTGCAATCAAGCTGCTGTAAAATACCAGAGCAAAAGGTTGCAGTCTTACCTGTTCCAGACTGTGCTTGTTCAATAAcatcatgtcccttgcagaatgGAACGATTCCCCTCTGCTGAATTGCTGATGGCTTCTCAAAACCATATGCATATATTCCTCTTAAGAGGTCTTCTTTCAGACccatatcatcaaaagtttcgtgAACCTCATCATACGAGGTAAAGAATTCCTGCCCATCAGCGAATGCATTGAGTTTGGTGTCGAAACTCTTTGTATCATACTGAGAACCTTCAGGTGCCATTCCCGCCATGTTTGTGAAAAAAAAGTTTGTTGTCGAAAGAAAAAGAGACTGAGAGTTTTGTGAATTTCTAAGCTTTGCTGTGAAATTTTTGTGTCCTATTTATAGGCACCGGAAAAGCAGAAGAATTGGAAGTCGCATAGGATTCTATTCCTTGCGCACAACGTATACGGTAATAccccaaaccctaattcatgtcaAACTTCGTGTTACAAACAAACACGTTTTCGTATATGGTACTAGctcttaacccgtgccgtaacggcacgggcctTCATTTTTTCCTTGCCGATAAATATTGCTAAGTAACAATtaatttgtttgttttcttttaatttttttttttaccaaaatcaTGATTACTCACGGTGGTCATTACCTAAAATGTTGCACCATCTATGATTGTTTTCACCGATTAACATATTTCACCAATATGTATCTCTTTGGTACCCATGATTTGAATATGTAATAACATCTTTACTTTTTCATTTCAATTGGTAAG from Papaver somniferum cultivar HN1 unplaced genomic scaffold, ASM357369v1 unplaced-scaffold_19, whole genome shotgun sequence includes these protein-coding regions:
- the LOC113338574 gene encoding eukaryotic initiation factor 4A-6-like, which produces MAGMAPEGSQYDTKSFDTKLNAFADGQEFFTSYDEVHETFDDMGLKEDLLRGIYAYGFEKPSAIQQRGIVPFCKGHDVIEQAQSGTGKTATFCSGILQQLDCNNKNVNCQALVLAPTRELAQQIEKVMRALGDYLKVKVHACVGGTSVREDEHILSLGVHVVVGTPGRVYAMLQKRYLRSDGIKMFVLDEADEMLSRGFKDQIYDIFQLLPSQQVQVGVFSATMPPEALEITRKFMNKPVRILVKRDELTLEGIKQFYVDVEKDQWKLDTLCDLYETLAITQSVIFVNTRRKVEWLTDQMSARDHTVSATHGDMDQNKRDVIMQEFRSGSSRVLITTDLLARGIDVQQVSLVINYDLPTQPENYLHRIGRSGRFGRKGVSINFVTKEDMSKLYDIQRFYNITIEELPANVSELF